In the Paenibacillus pabuli genome, one interval contains:
- a CDS encoding GNAT family N-acetyltransferase codes for MMKPDRNEPHLQLRPARREDAEQVILLLYQAIGDIAYALAGESNHEQAMQILKQFYMQEDNRISYRHVTVMEHGEHIAGILVAYDGSEAERLDQPILDRPGRSQDEKFALIKETRPGEYYLDTLSVSETYQGQGIGRALMAVFEQQGRELGHDRVALIVERDNGRALMLYERQGYTKDDVIVIAGHEYNHMIKPIQQG; via the coding sequence ATGATGAAGCCGGATCGGAACGAGCCCCATCTCCAGCTGCGACCAGCACGCAGGGAGGATGCAGAACAGGTCATCCTGCTGCTCTATCAGGCGATAGGAGACATTGCATATGCGCTGGCGGGTGAGTCCAATCACGAGCAGGCGATGCAGATTTTGAAGCAGTTTTATATGCAGGAGGACAACCGGATCAGCTATCGCCATGTCACAGTAATGGAACACGGTGAGCACATTGCCGGTATTCTCGTAGCCTATGACGGTAGTGAAGCGGAACGTCTGGACCAGCCGATTCTGGATCGGCCTGGACGCAGTCAGGATGAGAAATTTGCCTTAATCAAAGAAACTCGTCCCGGCGAATATTATCTGGATACACTGTCGGTAAGCGAAACGTATCAAGGACAGGGTATCGGGCGGGCTCTGATGGCTGTTTTTGAGCAGCAGGGAAGGGAGCTCGGGCATGATCGTGTGGCTCTTATTGTCGAGCGTGATAATGGTCGTGCCTTGATGCTGTATGAACGGCAGGGATATACGAAGGATGATGTCATTGTCATTGCAGGACATGAATATAACCATATGATCAAGCCGATTCAGCAGGGTTGA
- the ilvA gene encoding threonine ammonia-lyase IlvA: MKPVEQESTENKSSGHAGVGMEDIVRAHHVLREVIVRTPLQRDAVLSAKYNCNVYLKREDLQVVRSFKIRGAYNMIRSLTPAELEKGIVCASAGNHAQGVAFSCNALGINGKIFMPSTTPNQKVKQVRRFGGSNVEVVLIGDTYDDAYAEAMRACDEQGMTFIHPFDQPKIIAGNGTVAMEIMESLDENADYVFVTIGGGGLAAGVGTYMKTVSPETRIIGVEPLGAASMSEAMFRKQVVTLDDIDKFVDGAAVKRVGDLTYNICSSTLDDIVKVPEGKACTTILELYNENAIVVEPAGSLAVAALEQYREQIMGKTVVCVISGGNNDIDRMQEIKERSLIYEGLKYYFMVNFPQRAGALREFLEEVLGPNDDITRFEYTKKHDKENGPALVGIELMYKEDYQPLIERMNRKGIAYTELNKNLNLFNMLI; this comes from the coding sequence ATGAAACCAGTGGAACAAGAATCAACGGAAAACAAAAGTTCTGGCCATGCCGGTGTTGGCATGGAAGATATCGTACGGGCACATCATGTGCTGCGTGAAGTTATTGTAAGAACGCCTCTGCAGCGGGATGCTGTATTGTCGGCCAAATATAATTGCAATGTGTACCTCAAGCGGGAAGATCTGCAAGTGGTGCGCTCTTTCAAAATTCGGGGTGCCTACAACATGATCCGCAGTCTGACTCCGGCTGAGCTGGAGAAAGGCATTGTCTGCGCAAGCGCAGGCAACCATGCACAGGGTGTTGCCTTTTCCTGTAATGCGCTCGGAATCAACGGCAAAATCTTCATGCCGAGTACGACACCGAATCAGAAGGTCAAGCAGGTACGACGCTTCGGTGGGAGCAACGTGGAAGTTGTGCTGATCGGTGATACGTATGATGATGCTTATGCCGAAGCCATGCGTGCATGTGACGAACAGGGCATGACGTTCATTCACCCGTTCGACCAGCCAAAGATTATTGCAGGTAATGGTACAGTGGCGATGGAGATCATGGAAAGCCTGGATGAGAATGCAGATTACGTATTTGTTACGATTGGCGGTGGTGGACTCGCTGCTGGCGTTGGAACCTACATGAAGACGGTTAGCCCGGAAACACGCATCATTGGTGTGGAGCCTCTGGGTGCTGCTTCGATGAGTGAGGCCATGTTCCGTAAACAGGTTGTCACGCTGGATGATATTGATAAATTCGTGGATGGTGCTGCAGTGAAGCGGGTCGGAGATCTGACCTACAACATCTGCAGCAGCACGCTTGATGACATCGTGAAGGTACCGGAAGGCAAAGCCTGTACCACTATCTTGGAGTTGTACAATGAAAATGCAATCGTGGTCGAACCAGCAGGTTCGCTGGCTGTTGCTGCACTGGAGCAATACCGAGAGCAAATTATGGGCAAAACCGTGGTATGCGTAATTAGCGGCGGTAACAACGACATCGACCGGATGCAGGAGATCAAGGAACGTTCCCTGATTTATGAAGGTCTGAAATATTACTTCATGGTGAATTTCCCGCAGCGCGCAGGGGCTTTGCGTGAATTCCTGGAGGAAGTGCTCGGACCGAATGACGATATCACCCGGTTTGAATATACGAAGAAGCATGATAAGGAGAACGGTCCTGCCTTGGTAGGCATTGAGCTGATGTACAAGGAAGATTATCAGCCTCTGATTGAACGTATGAATCGCAAAGGCATTGCCTATACCGAGCTGAACAAAAATCTGAATCTCTTCAACATGTTAATCTGA
- a CDS encoding alpha/beta hydrolase, translated as MNAIHSNHSYGSSAFIHTRDGRKLHYMSKGSGNPIVVFESGMGFSRSAWGLVVPQVAEHTQSVVYDRSGLGRSEADTEQRSLRRLAEDLGDLLTALGPGPFILVGHSWGGPIVRAAAAGDLSRIRGLILVDPSDENCELYFSTMAKTSFAVNRFLLPLMARTGLYRKMGSKPGQVQPDDVAQDHQEEDFTVQASRTMAAESVTFLDDLASLRHTPPELGNLEVSIISGTKAGKGEQKIRPAIVSAHRKTVQGLANGQWIEAGQSGHMVTFTDPQIIIDEILRMANDSGLGASLGQK; from the coding sequence ATGAACGCTATTCATTCCAATCATTCGTATGGTTCAAGTGCATTTATCCACACACGAGATGGCCGCAAGCTTCATTATATGTCCAAAGGAAGCGGCAATCCGATTGTCGTTTTTGAATCAGGTATGGGCTTTTCCAGATCGGCGTGGGGACTCGTGGTGCCTCAAGTGGCTGAACATACGCAGTCTGTGGTCTATGACCGTTCTGGCCTGGGACGGAGTGAGGCCGACACGGAGCAGCGGAGTCTCCGCAGGCTTGCAGAGGATCTGGGGGATCTGCTGACTGCACTTGGGCCAGGTCCTTTCATTCTGGTGGGGCACAGCTGGGGAGGGCCAATCGTCAGAGCTGCGGCAGCTGGAGATCTGTCTCGCATTAGAGGACTGATCCTGGTCGATCCATCGGACGAGAACTGTGAACTGTATTTCTCCACTATGGCCAAAACCAGTTTTGCCGTGAACCGTTTCCTGCTTCCTTTGATGGCTCGTACAGGACTGTATCGGAAGATGGGCAGTAAGCCGGGCCAGGTTCAACCGGATGATGTTGCGCAGGATCACCAGGAGGAAGACTTCACTGTACAGGCATCACGTACCATGGCTGCTGAATCGGTGACGTTTCTGGATGATTTGGCCTCCTTACGGCATACTCCTCCTGAGCTGGGGAATCTGGAAGTGAGTATCATTTCAGGTACGAAAGCAGGAAAGGGAGAACAAAAAATAAGACCCGCCATCGTGTCGGCCCACCGCAAGACAGTCCAAGGGCTAGCGAACGGACAATGGATCGAAGCAGGCCAATCCGGTCATATGGTCACGTTTACCGACCCGCAGATTATAATTGATGAAATTTTGCGGATGGCAAATGATTCAGGCCTTGGCGCAAGCTTAGGTCAAAAGTGA
- a CDS encoding beta-glucosidase family protein translates to MERNIKELVQQMTLEEKAGMCSGLDFWHLKGVERLGIPSIMVTDGPHGLRKQDGSADHLGLTSSVPATCFPSAVGLASSWDTELARQVGVALGEECQAEEVSVLLGPGVNIKRSPLGGRNFEYFSEDPLLSTRMATGHIQGVQSQGVGTSLKHFAVNNQEERRMSIDAVVDERTLREIYLASFEGAVKDGQPWTVMCSYNKVNGTYAGENEWLLTDILKEEWGHEGLVVSDWGAVNERADALSAGLELEMPASGGIGERKVIDAIENGKLSLEKLDRAVERLLILIFKAADQKRKGATYNKEEHHQLARKVASESMVLLKNEDQLLPLKREGKLALIGAFARKPRFQGGGSSHINPTQVDDIVEEMTRLAGTETEITYAPGYRIEADDVDDQLMTEAVQAAQAADTAVVFVGLPDRYESEGYDRAHLRLPDNHIRLIEEVAKVQSRIVVVLSNGSPVEMPWLPQAKAVLEAYLGGQAVGGAIADLLYGEVNPSGKLAETFPAQLSHNPSFLNFPGEGDRVDYKEGIFVGYRYYDKKQIEPLFPFGYGLSYTTFEYTDLSVDRNELTDQDEVEVRVKVTNTGDRTGKEVVQLYISDVESTVIRPVKELKAFAKVELEPGASEVVRFTLNKRSFAYYNVDMKDWHVETGEFDIQVGSSSKDIHLIKRIKVESTATFIPTYTRNSTLGDIQRDPANKRLLEKAMQQFQEASGMGGDDAGEHADMMAAMMKYMPLRALVAFSGGAMSEEAMNQLLDQLNSKDHGIRA, encoded by the coding sequence ATGGAACGAAACATCAAGGAACTGGTACAGCAGATGACACTGGAAGAAAAAGCAGGCATGTGCTCAGGACTGGACTTTTGGCATTTGAAAGGAGTGGAGCGTCTCGGTATCCCATCCATCATGGTGACAGATGGGCCGCATGGCTTGCGGAAACAGGACGGAAGTGCGGATCACCTGGGCTTGACGTCGAGTGTGCCGGCGACCTGCTTTCCATCCGCAGTAGGCTTGGCCAGCTCTTGGGACACCGAACTGGCGCGTCAGGTTGGAGTGGCGCTGGGTGAAGAGTGTCAAGCTGAAGAAGTTAGCGTATTGCTGGGACCCGGCGTTAATATTAAGCGTTCGCCGCTGGGCGGAAGGAACTTTGAATACTTTTCCGAGGATCCACTTCTGTCTACACGCATGGCGACGGGCCATATCCAGGGTGTACAGAGTCAGGGCGTGGGTACATCGCTGAAGCACTTTGCGGTGAATAATCAGGAGGAGCGGCGTATGTCCATTGACGCAGTGGTGGATGAGCGTACGCTCCGTGAGATTTACCTTGCCAGTTTCGAAGGTGCGGTGAAGGATGGTCAGCCCTGGACGGTGATGTGCTCCTACAACAAGGTGAACGGTACATATGCAGGTGAAAATGAGTGGTTGCTCACCGATATTCTGAAGGAAGAATGGGGACATGAAGGTCTTGTTGTATCTGACTGGGGTGCTGTAAATGAGCGTGCAGATGCACTTTCCGCAGGGCTGGAGCTTGAAATGCCCGCAAGCGGCGGAATCGGAGAGCGGAAGGTAATCGATGCGATTGAGAACGGCAAGCTGTCCCTGGAGAAGCTGGACCGGGCGGTGGAACGTCTGCTTATACTCATCTTCAAGGCAGCGGATCAGAAGCGTAAGGGCGCTACCTACAATAAGGAGGAGCACCACCAGCTTGCCCGTAAGGTGGCATCGGAGAGTATGGTTTTGCTGAAAAATGAAGATCAGCTGCTTCCGTTGAAACGTGAAGGCAAGCTGGCGCTAATTGGAGCCTTTGCCCGTAAACCGCGCTTTCAGGGCGGAGGAAGCTCCCACATCAATCCGACCCAAGTCGATGATATTGTTGAAGAGATGACCCGACTTGCAGGAACGGAGACAGAGATCACGTATGCCCCGGGTTACCGCATTGAAGCGGATGATGTGGATGACCAGCTCATGACAGAAGCGGTTCAGGCTGCGCAGGCTGCGGATACAGCCGTCGTTTTCGTCGGTTTGCCCGACCGCTATGAATCCGAAGGATATGACCGCGCCCATCTGCGCCTGCCAGATAACCATATCCGCCTGATTGAAGAGGTGGCCAAAGTGCAGTCACGTATCGTTGTCGTGCTCAGCAATGGTTCACCAGTGGAAATGCCTTGGCTGCCGCAAGCGAAGGCTGTACTCGAAGCCTATCTGGGCGGGCAGGCTGTTGGCGGAGCGATTGCTGACCTGTTGTACGGCGAGGTAAATCCTTCTGGCAAACTGGCAGAGACGTTCCCTGCACAGCTGAGCCATAATCCGTCTTTCCTTAACTTCCCGGGTGAAGGAGATCGGGTTGACTACAAGGAAGGTATCTTCGTAGGTTACCGATACTATGACAAGAAGCAGATCGAGCCGTTATTTCCATTCGGCTATGGACTGAGCTATACGACGTTTGAATATACCGATCTATCGGTGGACCGGAATGAACTGACAGACCAAGATGAAGTTGAAGTGCGCGTGAAAGTCACCAATACCGGAGACAGAACGGGCAAAGAAGTCGTTCAGCTGTACATCAGTGATGTGGAAAGTACGGTGATTCGTCCGGTGAAGGAACTGAAGGCATTTGCCAAAGTGGAGCTGGAGCCGGGGGCTTCCGAGGTGGTTCGCTTTACCTTAAACAAACGGTCGTTTGCTTATTACAATGTGGATATGAAAGACTGGCATGTAGAGACTGGCGAGTTTGATATTCAAGTGGGCAGTTCTTCCAAGGACATTCATCTGATTAAACGTATTAAAGTGGAGTCCACGGCAACGTTCATTCCCACATACACACGGAATAGCACACTCGGCGACATCCAGCGCGATCCGGCAAACAAAAGGCTGTTGGAAAAAGCCATGCAGCAATTCCAGGAAGCCAGCGGCATGGGTGGCGATGATGCAGGTGAGCATGCGGATATGATGGCTGCCATGATGAAATATATGCCGCTGCGTGCCCTGGTCGCTTTCAGTGGGGGAGCGATGAGCGAAGAAGCCATGAATCAATTGCTGGATCAGTTGAATAGCAAGGATCATGGAATTAGGGCGTAG
- a CDS encoding alpha/beta hydrolase has product MKHIYKAGAQPDSPTLLLLHGTGGTEDDLVGLGELIAPGAGILGVRGNVSENGMPRFFRRLAEGVFDEEDLIARTAELGAFVDAAAAEYGFDRSNVYALGYSNGANIAASLMFHQADAFKGAILHHPMVPLRGLELPDLNGLPVFIGAGENDPIVPKRETEELASLLSGAGADVKTHWERQGHQLTRTEALAAAAWFKAQV; this is encoded by the coding sequence ATGAAACATATTTATAAAGCAGGTGCACAGCCGGATTCCCCAACGCTGCTGCTGCTTCACGGGACAGGTGGAACCGAGGACGATCTGGTAGGTCTTGGCGAATTGATTGCCCCAGGAGCAGGCATTCTGGGCGTACGCGGTAACGTGTCGGAGAACGGGATGCCCCGTTTCTTCCGCCGCTTGGCCGAAGGGGTCTTTGACGAAGAGGATCTGATTGCACGGACAGCGGAGCTGGGTGCCTTTGTGGATGCAGCGGCTGCGGAGTACGGGTTCGATCGCAGCAATGTCTACGCACTTGGTTACTCTAATGGTGCCAACATTGCGGCTAGTTTGATGTTCCATCAGGCTGACGCATTCAAAGGCGCAATTTTGCATCATCCTATGGTACCGCTGCGCGGACTCGAACTGCCTGATCTGAACGGATTGCCTGTTTTCATCGGTGCAGGAGAGAACGATCCGATTGTGCCGAAACGGGAAACGGAAGAACTGGCTTCACTTCTTAGCGGTGCAGGCGCAGACGTGAAAACACACTGGGAGCGTCAGGGCCATCAGTTGACCCGTACCGAGGCATTGGCTGCGGCAGCATGGTTTAAAGCCCAGGTGTAA
- a CDS encoding ring-cleaving dioxygenase, translated as MFRTSGIHHVTAFVDDAQKNVDFYAGVLALRLVKKTINFDAPDVYHLYYGNEDGAPGTIITFFPHQNAMRGVIGSGQTGVTVYAIPVGSLPFWKERLASFDIPFENKTRFGEQYIRFFDKGGLLLELVEREEGQPSKWTFNGVTPEHAIKGFGGAVLFSHVPEKTTDVLVSMLGLEQVGEENGLIRLHATGDIGQIIDVQSTGFQRGIGGAGTVHHIAWRAKDYTEQEQMQRDLEKAGYHPTPVIDRQYFNAVYFREPGGILFELATDPPGFARDEPQESMGEKLMLPEWYEPQREQIEKLLPPIQVREWKGESKS; from the coding sequence ATGTTCAGAACTTCAGGTATCCATCACGTTACGGCTTTTGTAGATGATGCACAAAAAAATGTAGACTTTTATGCAGGGGTATTGGCCCTGAGACTGGTGAAAAAAACAATTAACTTCGATGCACCGGATGTCTACCATCTGTATTACGGAAATGAGGATGGGGCGCCAGGTACAATCATTACCTTCTTCCCGCACCAAAATGCCATGAGAGGTGTCATTGGTTCCGGACAGACCGGAGTGACGGTATATGCGATTCCGGTGGGAAGTCTGCCATTCTGGAAAGAACGTCTCGCTTCCTTCGATATTCCGTTTGAAAACAAAACAAGATTCGGTGAGCAATATATTCGCTTCTTCGACAAAGGCGGCCTGCTGCTTGAACTGGTTGAACGCGAAGAGGGCCAGCCAAGTAAATGGACATTCAACGGTGTAACTCCTGAGCATGCCATCAAAGGTTTTGGCGGCGCAGTCCTGTTCAGCCATGTTCCTGAGAAAACCACTGACGTGCTGGTTTCCATGCTCGGCCTGGAGCAGGTAGGGGAAGAGAATGGATTGATTCGCCTCCATGCGACCGGTGACATCGGGCAAATCATCGACGTTCAATCTACCGGATTCCAGCGGGGAATTGGTGGAGCAGGTACGGTGCACCACATTGCGTGGCGTGCAAAAGATTATACAGAGCAAGAGCAAATGCAGCGGGATCTGGAGAAAGCAGGCTATCATCCAACCCCTGTAATCGACCGTCAGTACTTCAATGCCGTGTATTTCCGGGAACCGGGAGGCATATTGTTCGAACTGGCTACCGATCCTCCGGGATTTGCACGGGATGAACCTCAGGAGAGCATGGGCGAGAAACTGATGCTGCCTGAATGGTATGAACCACAGCGTGAACAGATCGAGAAATTGCTGCCACCCATTCAAGTACGTGAGTGGAAAGGAGAGTCCAAATCATGA
- a CDS encoding hemolysin family protein: MDGIIALNLFLVAVFIGLTAFFVGAEFAILKVRMSRIDQLISEGNKKAVMAKKVAHNLDYYLSACQLGITITALVLGALGEPTVEKMLHPLFERLEVPAAVSTVLSYGIALAIITFLHVVIGELAPKTLAIQFAERMTLLLAPPLYWFGKIMNPFIYALNGAARVLLGIFGIKPAGHDTVHSEEELKLIVAQSYESGEINQTELDYLKNIFAFDERLLQEIMIRKEKIVTLNKEMPLNQVIEVLNRHEYTRYPVIANGDAARFIGFINTKEMLTSVAAGRSFSMDAYIHDMPAFSEKSPIKDVLIQMQQSRVHMASVQNDEGATIGLVTMEDILEEIVGDIKDEYEHKDLVNPPKRLKLT, from the coding sequence TATTTTTAGTAGCCGTATTTATAGGGCTCACTGCCTTCTTCGTCGGTGCTGAATTCGCCATTCTGAAAGTGCGGATGTCACGAATTGATCAGCTGATCTCCGAAGGCAACAAAAAAGCGGTCATGGCCAAGAAAGTCGCACACAATCTGGACTATTACCTATCCGCATGTCAGCTGGGGATTACGATCACGGCTCTCGTTCTGGGAGCCTTGGGTGAACCTACGGTTGAAAAAATGCTTCATCCGCTGTTCGAGCGACTTGAAGTGCCAGCAGCAGTGTCGACGGTACTATCCTACGGGATTGCCTTGGCGATCATTACGTTTCTGCATGTGGTTATTGGTGAGCTCGCCCCCAAAACGCTGGCGATCCAATTTGCAGAGAGAATGACGCTTTTACTTGCACCACCGCTGTACTGGTTTGGTAAGATCATGAATCCGTTCATCTATGCCCTCAATGGAGCTGCACGGGTGCTGCTCGGGATCTTTGGCATCAAGCCTGCCGGACACGATACGGTTCACTCCGAAGAGGAATTGAAGCTGATTGTAGCCCAGAGTTACGAGAGCGGGGAGATCAATCAGACCGAGCTGGACTATCTGAAAAACATTTTTGCGTTTGATGAGCGTCTGCTGCAGGAGATTATGATTCGCAAAGAAAAAATTGTTACGCTGAACAAGGAAATGCCGCTTAATCAGGTCATTGAAGTGCTGAATCGGCACGAGTATACGAGATACCCAGTCATTGCGAACGGGGATGCGGCTCGCTTTATCGGCTTCATTAATACAAAAGAAATGCTGACCAGTGTGGCTGCAGGCAGATCATTCAGCATGGATGCCTACATTCATGACATGCCTGCTTTTTCAGAGAAATCTCCGATTAAGGACGTTCTGATCCAAATGCAGCAGAGTCGGGTGCATATGGCGAGCGTTCAGAATGATGAGGGTGCCACAATAGGTTTGGTTACGATGGAAGACATTTTGGAAGAAATCGTAGGGGACATCAAGGATGAATACGAACACAAAGATCTGGTGAATCCACCCAAACGATTGAAATTGACTTAA